A genomic segment from Mauremys mutica isolate MM-2020 ecotype Southern chromosome 26, ASM2049712v1, whole genome shotgun sequence encodes:
- the PER1 gene encoding period circadian protein homolog 1 isoform X5, whose protein sequence is MSRGGSWTHKFSLRRLRPALPLAPNPAPPRGPGRVPGSPPIMSTGCELGPAPFEGGSVGGAGAPRRGRAADDMDANSNGSSGTESHGRDSLRSDRSSSGNGKDSAVLETTASSKSTNSQSPSPPSSSVAYSLLSTSSEQDNPSTSGCSSEQSARVKTQKELMKALKEMKIRLPSEKRGKGQSGTLASLQYALACVKQVQASHDYYQQWAVAGSQPCPLDAATYTGAELEAMTAEYTLKNPDTFAVAVSFVTGKILYISDQAASVLHCKRDVFTGAPFADFLAPQDVSIFYGSTAPCHLPSWSACTSATPAAVDYTQEKSVFCRISGGRGRGRELSYAPFRLTPYLAKVRPAAGAEGQPCCLLVAERIHSGYEAPRIPPDKRIFTTRHTPSCLFQDVDERAAPLLGYLPQDLIGTPVLFYLHPEDRPLMLAIHKKILQCGGQPFDHSPLRFCTRHGEYVTVDTSWSSFVNPWSRKVSFVMGRHKVRTGPLNEDVFTAPKALKMRPPEPDVQELSEQIHRLLLQPVHGNGSVGLCSRASNASHEPFLSAASSSDSNGLPAEETPAQRPMTFQQFCKDVHMVKNQGQQVFIESRTKPPAAQPPSAGQSPGPPLVPGLETPQDGDGPGREAPCEAPLGPGQVVSSEESGRKEPSSYSYQQINCLDGIIRYLESCTVPSRVKRKCGSSSYTGSSNSDDDKQRAAGSAKDAAEETLPSRSRREEEAPAPAAGPALAPLALPSKAESVVSLTSQCSFSSTIVHVGDKKAPESDTAMLEEGPAPPDREQYRRVGLTTEVLCVHTQQEEQAFLTRFQELSRLHVFDAPAGRRRREGPCAEPGHRGPRRGAGRRGKSKAKRVKQHQASDSTGSPPGPWPPSPPCCPSSRPASRPPPPTSPPPGGPRGDPGAPQLRPAPALLPGPLWGALRPPPARPPRGLALRHPRAARLAPLRLPLQLPAPARPPADGGGPQGGRAAGGAPRPGGRDGWRW, encoded by the exons GTTCAGCCTCCGACGCCTCCGCCCGGCTCTGCCTCTCGCCCCGAACCCTGCACCTCCCCGCGGCCCGGGGCGcgtccccggctcccccccgATCATGAGCACCGGCTGCGAGCTGGGCCCGGCCCCCTTCGAGGGGGGGAGCGTGGGCGGGGCCGGCGCCCCCCGGCGAGGCCGGGCCGCCGACGACATGGACGCCAACAGCAACGGCTCCAGCGGCACCGAGTCCCACGGGCGGGACTCGCTGCGCAGCGACCGCAGCAGCAGCGGGAACGGCAAGGACTCGGCCGTGCTGGAGACCACCGCGAGCAGCAAGAG caccaACTCCCAGAGCCCGTCTCCCCCCAGCAGCTCCGTCGCCTACAGCCTGCTGAGCACCAGCTCCGAGCAGGACAACCCCTCCACCAGCGGCTGCAG CAGCGAGCAGTCCGCGCGGGTGAAGACCCAGAAGGAGCTGATGAAGGCGCTGAAGGAGATGAAGATCCGGCTGCCCTCGGAGAAACGCGGCAAGGGCCAGTCGGGCACCTTGGCCTCCTTGCAGTACGCGCTGGCCTGCGTCAAGCAGGTGCAAG ccagccACGACTACTACCAGCAGTGGGCCGTCGccgggagccagccctgccccctggacgCGGCCACGTACACCGGCGCCGAGCTGGAGGCCATGACCGCCGAGTACACCCTCAAGAACCCC gacaCGTTCGCCGTGGCCGTCTCCTTCGTCACCGGCAAGATCCTCTACATCTCGGACCAGGCCGCCTCCGTCCTGCACTGCAAGAGGGACGTCTTCACGGGGGCCCCCTTCGCCGACTTCCTGGCCCCCCAGGACGTCAGCATCTTCTACGGCTCCACCGCCCCCTGCCACCTGCCCTCCTGGAGCGCCTGCACCTCGGCCA CTCCGGCCGCCGTGGACTACACCCAAGAGAAATCGGTCTTCTGCCGGATCAG TGGAGGCCGCGGCCGCGGGCGGGAGCTCTCCTACGCCCCCTTCCGGCTCACCCCCTACCTGGCCAAGGTGCGCCCCGCGGCCGGCGCCgagggccagccctgctgcctgctCGTCGCCGAGCGCATCCACTCGGGATACGAAG ctcccCGGATCCCGCCCGATAAACGGATCTTCACCACCAGACACACGCCCAGCTGCTTGTTCCAGGACGTGGACGAGAG ggctgccccccTGCTGGGTTACCTCCCCCAGGACCTGATTGGCACCCCCGTCCTCTTCTACCTGCACCCGGAGGACAGGCCGCTCATGCTGGCCATCCACAAAAAAA ttcTCCAGTGCGGCGGGCAGCCCTTCGACCACTCCCCGCTCCGCTTCTGCACCCGCCACGGCGAGTACGTCACCGTCGACACCAGCTGGTCCAGCTTCGTCAACCCCTGGAGCCGCAAGGTCTCCTTCGTCATGGGGCGCCACAAAGTCCGCAC GGGTCCCCTCAACGAAGACGTCTTCACGGCCCCCAAGGCGCTGAAGATGCGGCCGCCGGAGCCCGACGTCCAGGAGCTCTCGGAGCAGATCCACCGGCTGCTGCTTCAG cctgtgcaCGGCAACGGCTCCGTGGgcctctgcagcagggccagcaACGCCTCCCACGAGCCGTTCCTGAGCGCGGCCTCCTCCAGCGACAGCAACGGCCTCCCCGCCGAGGAGACGCCGGCCCAGCGGCCG ATGACCTTCCAGCAGTTCTGCAAGGACGTGCACATGGTGAAGAACCAGGGCCAGCAGGTGTTTATCGAGTCCCGCACCAAGCCGccggctgcccagccccccagcgcaGGTCAGAGTCCTGGCCCCCCCCTCGTTCCAGGCCTGGAGACGCCCCAGGACGGCGACGGGCCAGGCAGGGAGGCCCCGTGTGAGGCGCCGCTGGGCCCGGGCCAAGTGGTCTCGTCCGAGGAGTCCGGCAGGAAGGAGCCGTCCAGTTACTCCTACCAGCAGATCAACTGCCTGGACGGGATCATCAG GTATCTGGAAAGCTGCACCGTCCCCAGCCGGGTGAAGCGGAAGTGTGGCTCCTCCTCGTACACCGGCTCCTCCAACTCCGACGACGACAAGCAGCGGGCGGCCGGCTCGGCCAAAG ATGCGGCGGAGGAAACGCTGCCGAGCCgctccaggagggaggaggaggcgccCGCCCCGGCGGCGGGACCCGCGCTGGCCCCGCTGGCTTTGCCCAGCAAAGCCGAGAGCGTGGTGTCCCTGACCAGTCAGTGTAGCTTCAGCAGTACCATCGTCCACGTGGGAGATAAGAAAGCCCCGGAGTCGG ACACGGCGATGCTGGAGgagggccccgcgccccccgACCGGGAGCAGTACCGCCGCGTGGGGCTCACCACGGAGGTGCTGTGCGTGCACACCCAGCAGGAGGAGCAGGCGTTCCTCACCCGCTTCCAGGAGCTCAGCCGCCTCCACGTCTTCGACGCGCCGGCCGGGCGCCGCCGGCGGGAGGGGCCGTGCGCCGAGCCAG GgcaccgcgggccccggcgcggCGCCGGCCGGCGCGGCAAATCCAAGGCCAAGCGCGTCAAGCAGCACCAGGCGTCCGACAGCACCggctccccgcccggcccctggCCCCCTTCCCCGCCGTGCTGCCCGTCTTCCCGCCCAGCCAGCCGCCCACCGCCCCCCACTTCCCCGCCCCCTGGTGGCCCCCGTGGTGACCCTGGTGCTCCCCAACTACGTCCTGCCCCCGCCCTACTTCCCGGCCCCCTTTGGGGAGCCCTTCGGCCCccgccggcccggcccccccgaGGCCTCGCGCTCCGCCACCCCCGAGCGGCCCGACTCGCCCCCCTTCGACTCCCGCTGcagctccccgctccagctcGACCTCCTGCAGATGGAGGAGGCCCCCAAGGCGGCCGAGCGGCAGGAGGCGCCCCGCGGCCCGGCGGGCGGGACGGCTGGCGCTGGTGA